One genomic window of Desmospora activa DSM 45169 includes the following:
- a CDS encoding family 10 glycosylhydrolase: protein MKKGIAFILVAVMVMLLPLEAVGSNQREEWRAFWVDAFHDGFKTPQQVDRLLEDVRRANANTVVVQVRRRGDAYFNRALEPRTEDPALTPGFDALQDLIDKAHASEPRIEVHAWLATLPIWNSATPPQSPEHVFNRHGVGAQGRDYWLMERVDGVNRSGADYVLDPGHPDAVDYTVDQYVNVVRQYAVDGIHLDLVRYMGPDWGYNPTSLQRFQNQTGRADRPDPQDEEWKEWRRQQVDHLMRQVYLRSIAVRPEVKVSAAVIAWGAGPATDEEYRRSAPMQEVMQDWDGWLEEGIIDLAMPMNYDREHVPDQRQWYDQWITWQKDRPYDRHIAAGPGIYLNTIDGSLAQIARAQAPSASGNHLAGVSLYSYAVTDMDNQPREAFLQALTAGTDNQSAVFAEPATVPSMPWKSSSQRGHLMGTIHNPAGEPLDGAVVELKQGNQWIQLQTDGNGFFGKTDLKAGMWKVRLLTATNANPAQQTIRVEAGQVAEMEWR, encoded by the coding sequence GTGAAAAAGGGGATTGCCTTTATCCTGGTGGCGGTGATGGTCATGCTTCTGCCGTTGGAAGCCGTCGGTAGCAATCAGAGGGAAGAGTGGCGGGCGTTTTGGGTGGATGCCTTCCATGACGGCTTCAAGACACCGCAACAGGTGGACCGGCTATTGGAGGATGTGCGTCGCGCCAATGCAAATACAGTCGTTGTACAGGTGCGCCGCCGTGGAGATGCTTACTTTAACCGCGCGTTGGAACCGCGTACGGAAGATCCTGCGTTAACTCCGGGCTTTGACGCTTTGCAGGATCTAATCGATAAAGCTCATGCATCGGAACCTCGTATCGAGGTGCATGCTTGGTTGGCCACCCTGCCGATTTGGAATTCAGCGACACCGCCTCAATCTCCAGAGCATGTGTTTAATCGTCATGGTGTCGGTGCACAGGGGCGAGATTACTGGCTGATGGAACGAGTAGATGGTGTCAATCGTAGCGGCGCTGATTATGTATTGGACCCCGGTCATCCGGATGCGGTGGATTATACCGTTGATCAATATGTGAACGTGGTGCGCCAGTATGCGGTGGATGGGATTCACTTGGATTTGGTTCGCTATATGGGGCCGGATTGGGGTTATAACCCCACCAGTTTGCAACGATTTCAAAACCAAACCGGCAGAGCCGACCGCCCAGATCCCCAAGATGAGGAGTGGAAGGAGTGGCGGCGTCAACAAGTAGATCATCTGATGCGCCAGGTTTATCTGCGTTCTATCGCAGTTCGGCCAGAGGTAAAAGTGTCGGCGGCGGTGATCGCCTGGGGAGCCGGCCCCGCTACTGATGAGGAATACCGCCGCTCTGCCCCGATGCAGGAGGTGATGCAGGACTGGGACGGTTGGTTGGAGGAAGGGATTATCGATCTGGCGATGCCGATGAACTATGATCGAGAACATGTTCCTGATCAACGCCAGTGGTACGATCAATGGATCACCTGGCAAAAAGATCGTCCCTATGATCGTCATATCGCCGCCGGACCCGGAATCTATCTTAACACCATTGACGGCAGTTTGGCCCAGATTGCACGGGCTCAAGCTCCTTCTGCCTCTGGAAATCATTTGGCGGGAGTCAGTTTATACAGCTATGCCGTCACCGATATGGACAATCAACCGCGGGAAGCTTTTTTGCAAGCGTTGACCGCCGGAACAGATAACCAATCGGCGGTATTTGCAGAACCCGCCACTGTGCCGTCCATGCCGTGGAAATCATCATCACAGCGGGGCCATCTGATGGGAACCATCCACAATCCCGCCGGTGAGCCTCTAGATGGAGCGGTTGTAGAGCTTAAGCAGGGGAATCAATGGATTCAACTGCAGACAGATGGTAACGGTTTTTTTGGTAAAACGGATTTAAAAGCGGGTATGTGGAAGGTACGATTGCTTACCGCCACAAATGCCAATCCTGCCCAGCAGACCATACGAGTGGAAGCAGGACAGGTGGCGGAGATGGAGTGGCGTTAG
- a CDS encoding ArsR/SmtB family transcription factor: MVEQRSEHLDNVFRALADPTRREMVRLLADRECTVTELAAPFQMSLAAASKHIKSLERAGLLQRRVHGRTHFCRLNPKSLADAHEWLRFYERFWSERLDALEHELRKSETDRTGGDK; the protein is encoded by the coding sequence ATGGTTGAACAAAGATCTGAACATCTAGATAACGTATTTCGCGCTTTGGCTGATCCAACCCGACGAGAGATGGTTCGTTTACTCGCAGACCGGGAATGCACCGTAACCGAATTGGCGGCACCGTTTCAAATGTCGTTGGCGGCTGCCTCAAAACACATCAAATCATTGGAGCGGGCGGGATTGCTCCAACGAAGGGTTCATGGCCGCACCCATTTTTGTCGTCTTAACCCCAAATCATTAGCCGATGCCCATGAATGGCTCCGTTTTTATGAGCGATTTTGGAGTGAGCGGCTCGATGCTCTGGAGCATGAGCTGAGAAAGTCGGAAACGGACAGGACTGGGGGGGACAAGTGA
- a CDS encoding SRPBCC family protein: MNKYGVITEAGTIRFTRVLPGPIEHVWSFLTESEKRGKWLAAGEMELYVGGRVELNFRHADLSSQVEPTPARYKQYEGGHTNYGKVTRCEPPRLLSYTWGGGAEDESEVTFELIPRDEDVILVLTHRRLVERDMRSVASGWHTHLTILEDRLSGREPRSFWAVHTRIEGEYEKRLAHKLDGTLHEIDGRCALRFERFFPYPPEKVWHGITEPYQFRQWYPFATGEMELIVGGKIGFDDNEGAIYEGVITQLDPPRFFSFTEIDDRIHFELQPVGTGCLLLFTHIFDNRSMAAPTAAGWHRCLTALHMVLDDKAVQWPHNSTELRKAYAEVFALHKSEGSS, from the coding sequence ATGAATAAATACGGTGTAATCACAGAGGCTGGCACCATTCGTTTTACACGCGTGTTGCCCGGTCCGATTGAACATGTCTGGTCGTTTCTGACGGAATCGGAGAAACGAGGGAAGTGGCTTGCCGCTGGGGAGATGGAACTGTATGTAGGTGGGCGGGTGGAGTTAAATTTCCGTCATGCCGACTTATCTTCGCAAGTAGAGCCGACACCGGCCCGGTATAAACAATATGAGGGAGGGCATACCAATTACGGCAAAGTTACACGCTGTGAGCCACCCCGTCTGTTGAGCTATACCTGGGGTGGGGGGGCAGAAGATGAGTCAGAGGTTACCTTTGAACTGATTCCCCGCGATGAGGATGTGATCCTCGTACTGACACACCGCCGCCTCGTCGAGCGGGATATGAGAAGTGTCGCCAGCGGTTGGCACACTCACCTTACGATCCTCGAGGATCGTCTGTCTGGACGGGAGCCGCGTTCCTTTTGGGCGGTGCATACTCGGATCGAAGGCGAGTATGAAAAACGTCTCGCTCATAAACTGGATGGGACTTTACACGAAATCGACGGTCGTTGCGCCTTGCGGTTTGAGCGTTTTTTCCCTTACCCGCCGGAGAAAGTATGGCATGGAATAACGGAACCCTACCAATTTCGTCAGTGGTATCCCTTTGCAACTGGTGAGATGGAGCTTATAGTTGGCGGCAAGATTGGCTTTGATGATAATGAAGGAGCGATATACGAAGGAGTGATTACCCAGCTGGATCCACCGCGATTCTTCTCCTTCACGGAGATCGATGATCGGATCCACTTTGAATTACAGCCTGTCGGCACGGGGTGTTTACTGCTTTTCACCCATATCTTTGATAATCGATCTATGGCGGCTCCTACCGCAGCTGGTTGGCATCGCTGCTTAACCGCTCTGCACATGGTGCTGGACGACAAAGCGGTGCAATGGCCGCACAACTCGACTGAGCTGCGCAAAGCTTATGCGGAAGTTTTTGCTCTTCATAAAAGTGAAGGATCATCATGA
- a CDS encoding M23 family metallopeptidase codes for MKSIFGKIAVVIVTLCLLSACGGLQKSQNKTPPQPTRQLTDRNAQPTQPYPIRNVPDTDQIFTKTEFILPIKETWYVFWGGTNKRDNYHYAYESQRYAIDLVIRKNGKSYRGDKKQNQSYYAFGKEVIAPAKGTVIQVENDVSDNKPVGKMNPDKPFGNYVMIDHGNDEYSVIGHLKKGSPVVNVGDTVEQGDLIGLCGNSGNSSEPHIHFQVSNSSMLNQGQSIRIRLRDNVNPTRGQYVQPATGI; via the coding sequence ATGAAATCGATCTTTGGCAAAATTGCAGTTGTAATTGTAACCCTTTGCCTTCTCTCCGCTTGTGGCGGGCTACAAAAAAGTCAAAATAAAACTCCCCCTCAGCCAACAAGGCAACTGACTGACCGCAATGCACAACCAACCCAACCTTATCCCATCAGAAATGTTCCCGATACCGACCAAATATTTACCAAAACGGAGTTTATCCTGCCGATTAAAGAAACTTGGTACGTATTTTGGGGTGGTACAAACAAACGGGATAATTACCACTACGCGTATGAGAGTCAACGGTATGCAATCGATTTGGTGATTCGAAAAAACGGCAAATCTTATCGTGGTGACAAAAAACAGAATCAAAGTTACTATGCCTTCGGTAAAGAAGTGATTGCCCCGGCAAAAGGAACCGTAATCCAAGTTGAAAACGATGTTTCGGACAATAAGCCCGTTGGCAAAATGAACCCCGACAAGCCCTTCGGCAACTATGTAATGATTGATCATGGAAATGATGAATACAGTGTGATCGGCCATCTAAAAAAAGGCTCCCCTGTAGTCAACGTGGGGGATACGGTTGAACAAGGAGACCTTATCGGCCTTTGTGGCAACTCCGGTAATTCCAGTGAGCCCCACATTCATTTTCAAGTATCCAACTCATCGATGCTAAACCAAGGCCAATCCATCCGAATTCGTCTTCGAGACAATGTTAACCCGACACGGGGGCAATATGTACAACCAGCCACCGGTATTTAA
- a CDS encoding gamma-glutamyltransferase family protein — MDWTPTHYPYPSQRMTVYAKNGAVATSQPLAAAAGLEILRKGGNAIDAAVATAAVLTVVEPTSNGIGGDAFALVWTGGRLHGLNASGPAPQLLTPEVVKGKGLESMPTYGWLPVTVPGAPAAWAALVERWGKLTLKQVMEPAIRYAEEGYPLSPVLANYWSRAVHTAKQRWNEDLYQEWFQVFAPEESAPREGELWRSPAHARTLLQIAETGAKSFYRGELAERIDAHARATGGMLRGEDLADYRPEWVDPISVSYRGHEVWEIPPNGQGLVTLLALRLLEEREFVARERIDSFHRQIEAIKLAFAIGKETITDPDKMKWSVEKLLSDAFIREQRTRMGEEARTYHGVKPDAGGTVYLATADGEGNMVSFIQSNYMGFGSGIVVPDTGIALQNRGHTFSLDPDDINVLAPGKRTYHTIIPGFLTRAGEAIGPFGVMGGFMQPQGHLQVVMNMIDFHLNPQSTLDAPRWCWTEGKTVQVERGVPAWIVQGLLEKGHDIRIAPNAGPFGRGQLIRRDEAGVLAVATEPRTDGSVAAF, encoded by the coding sequence ATGGACTGGACTCCTACCCATTATCCCTATCCCTCACAACGAATGACGGTTTACGCCAAAAACGGTGCCGTGGCCACATCCCAACCCCTGGCGGCTGCGGCGGGGTTGGAAATCTTGCGCAAAGGGGGGAATGCTATCGATGCGGCGGTGGCGACGGCGGCAGTACTGACGGTGGTAGAACCCACTTCCAACGGCATCGGTGGAGATGCGTTTGCCTTGGTTTGGACCGGTGGACGCCTGCATGGACTTAACGCCAGTGGGCCTGCCCCCCAGTTGTTGACGCCGGAAGTGGTAAAAGGAAAAGGATTGGAGTCGATGCCGACATACGGTTGGCTGCCGGTAACGGTGCCGGGAGCCCCTGCTGCTTGGGCGGCATTGGTGGAGCGCTGGGGAAAGTTGACGCTGAAGCAGGTGATGGAACCGGCGATTCGTTATGCGGAAGAAGGATATCCCTTGTCACCGGTGTTGGCCAACTATTGGTCTCGTGCGGTCCACACCGCAAAACAGCGGTGGAATGAGGATCTTTACCAGGAATGGTTTCAGGTGTTTGCACCGGAAGAAAGCGCTCCCCGGGAAGGAGAGCTGTGGCGTTCTCCCGCCCATGCCCGCACCCTTCTGCAGATCGCGGAGACAGGGGCAAAGTCATTTTATCGGGGAGAACTGGCAGAACGGATCGATGCTCATGCTCGGGCAACGGGTGGCATGTTACGAGGAGAGGATCTTGCGGATTATCGACCGGAATGGGTGGATCCCATTTCGGTTTCCTATCGCGGCCATGAGGTGTGGGAGATTCCTCCTAATGGACAGGGACTGGTGACACTGCTCGCTTTACGCTTGTTAGAGGAGCGGGAGTTTGTGGCCCGGGAGCGGATTGATTCCTTTCACAGGCAGATAGAGGCGATTAAGCTGGCTTTTGCCATTGGAAAGGAGACAATTACCGATCCAGATAAGATGAAATGGTCGGTGGAGAAACTTTTATCCGATGCATTTATCCGGGAACAGCGGACGCGGATGGGAGAGGAAGCCCGTACCTATCATGGGGTGAAGCCGGATGCCGGCGGGACGGTTTACCTGGCCACGGCGGATGGGGAGGGAAATATGGTCTCCTTCATTCAGAGCAATTATATGGGCTTTGGCTCTGGTATCGTCGTCCCTGATACAGGGATTGCGCTACAAAACCGGGGTCATACCTTTTCCCTCGATCCGGATGATATCAATGTTTTGGCCCCGGGCAAACGAACTTATCATACTATTATTCCCGGCTTTTTGACGCGGGCTGGGGAAGCGATTGGGCCGTTTGGGGTAATGGGAGGATTTATGCAGCCCCAAGGGCATTTGCAAGTGGTGATGAATATGATTGACTTTCATTTAAACCCACAAAGTACCCTAGATGCGCCGCGATGGTGTTGGACCGAAGGAAAAACCGTACAAGTGGAGAGGGGAGTGCCGGCGTGGATTGTACAGGGGTTACTGGAAAAAGGACATGACATTCGGATTGCACCAAACGCCGGTCCGTTTGGGCGTGGCCAATTGATTCGACGTGATGAGGCGGGTGTATTGGCTGTTGCTACAGAGCCACGTACCGATGGAAGTGTTGCCGCCTTTTGA
- a CDS encoding PadR family transcriptional regulator, whose product MTMTRTFQRSPLSLAVLALLYEEPMHPYRIQQLIKERGKDQVVNVQRRGSLYQTIKQLQRAELIEVQETLREENRPERTIYRLTHNGLQTALNWLREMLSTPAQEYPLFPAAISFLPLLTPADAQRQLELRVSALIAKKEQIESELQQYGDLLPRLFLLESEYLVITIEAELKWVRALIEDLRSGRITWSEEWLRNFDPSDLEHDSRR is encoded by the coding sequence ATGACTATGACACGCACATTTCAACGCTCACCCCTGTCCTTGGCCGTATTGGCGCTTCTTTATGAAGAACCGATGCATCCGTATCGCATACAGCAACTGATTAAAGAACGTGGCAAGGATCAGGTTGTCAACGTACAACGTCGCGGAAGCTTGTATCAGACGATTAAACAATTGCAGCGGGCGGAGCTCATCGAAGTGCAGGAGACCTTGCGCGAGGAGAATCGTCCGGAACGGACCATCTACCGATTAACTCACAACGGGCTTCAAACCGCTTTGAATTGGTTGCGGGAGATGTTATCCACACCAGCACAGGAGTATCCATTGTTCCCGGCCGCAATCTCTTTTTTGCCGTTGTTGACGCCAGCGGACGCACAGCGACAATTGGAGTTACGAGTATCCGCTCTTATTGCCAAAAAGGAACAGATTGAGTCGGAGCTGCAACAATATGGAGACCTCCTTCCCAGGCTGTTTTTGCTAGAGAGCGAATATCTGGTGATTACGATTGAAGCCGAGCTAAAGTGGGTTCGCGCATTGATCGAGGATCTCCGTTCCGGTCGGATCACCTGGAGTGAGGAATGGCTTCGCAATTTTGATCCGTCTGATCTGGAGCATGATTCCAGAAGGTGA
- a CDS encoding class I SAM-dependent methyltransferase — protein MDAKTEKGYKGIGMNGFIATWYAKNTAKDIAHYKNDAKKVTEHVSEGANILELAPGPGYLAIALAKMGDYRITGLDISEKFVEIAEAKAREEGVEVDFRLGDAAKMPFTDETFDFIICRAAFKNFAQPIVAIDEINRVLKAGGKAVIIDLRGDVSKEVTDQHVEEDLGMTGINALMTKWTFRSMLIKRAYTKDQFEEMVTKSRFQTCRIEQDKIGLEVWLQKR, from the coding sequence GTGGATGCAAAAACGGAAAAAGGTTATAAAGGTATCGGTATGAATGGCTTTATCGCTACCTGGTATGCCAAAAACACCGCCAAGGATATCGCACATTACAAAAATGATGCCAAAAAAGTAACGGAGCATGTGTCTGAGGGGGCAAACATTCTTGAATTAGCCCCAGGACCCGGATATTTAGCGATAGCGTTGGCGAAAATGGGGGACTACCGTATCACCGGCTTAGATATCAGTGAGAAGTTTGTGGAAATCGCCGAAGCCAAAGCGAGGGAAGAAGGGGTAGAAGTTGATTTTCGTTTAGGCGATGCTGCTAAGATGCCTTTTACCGATGAGACCTTTGATTTTATTATCTGTCGCGCGGCCTTTAAAAACTTTGCCCAACCGATTGTTGCTATTGACGAGATAAATCGTGTACTTAAAGCTGGTGGTAAAGCGGTGATCATCGATTTACGCGGTGATGTTTCCAAAGAAGTGACGGATCAACATGTGGAAGAAGACTTAGGCATGACGGGGATCAATGCTTTGATGACAAAATGGACGTTTCGGTCAATGCTGATCAAACGCGCTTATACCAAGGATCAGTTTGAAGAGATGGTGACAAAGAGCCGTTTTCAAACCTGTCGCATTGAACAGGATAAGATCGGGTTGGAGGTATGGCTGCAAAAACGATAA
- a CDS encoding anti-phage deoxyguanosine triphosphatase: MYLSNQTNRFYGEADRERRYPDVSRSRLEIRDDYERDHGRIIHSASFRRLQSKKQVIGVDVGDLHRTRLTHSMEAAQIARGMAHSLNQRTEALRQNGCRIDISLIEAAALAHDLGHPPFGHDGEMALHACMHNHGGFEGNAQTFRILSRLEGRQGRGLNLTRGLLLSVMKYPVVLEEAIVDPTVSGKHPPKASVFGVDRDIFTWVLAPFSVKERAFYLEREPDPVHPGVERCRRLTLECSIIELADDVAYATHDLEDAINLGWVHLDELREVLRQNGEAGKWEEWDDAVKMLDRLHPRHPDFKHDLKQLFAFLISGFVNHLTISEEGDSAFSPRIRYRARLPESLQQLNQRLKLMVDERVIRSPSVQAMSFKGRRIVRSLFEAITDEIQLLPFNDRYRIEEEPQEKERIVCDYIAGMTDPFAIRMAEKLYGSGYTL; encoded by the coding sequence ATGTATCTGTCGAATCAGACCAATCGCTTTTATGGAGAGGCGGATCGGGAACGGAGATATCCGGATGTATCCCGGTCGCGCCTGGAGATTCGGGATGACTATGAACGGGATCACGGTCGGATCATTCATAGTGCGTCCTTTCGCCGGTTACAGTCTAAAAAGCAAGTAATTGGGGTGGATGTAGGTGATCTTCATCGTACCCGGCTTACCCACTCCATGGAAGCGGCGCAGATTGCCCGGGGCATGGCCCACTCACTCAATCAACGGACGGAAGCGTTGCGCCAAAACGGCTGCCGAATCGATATTTCCTTGATCGAAGCAGCAGCGTTGGCTCATGATCTGGGGCATCCCCCTTTTGGCCATGACGGTGAGATGGCGTTGCATGCCTGTATGCACAACCATGGGGGATTTGAAGGGAACGCCCAAACCTTCCGCATTTTGTCCCGGTTAGAGGGAAGACAAGGCCGGGGACTGAATCTGACTCGGGGATTGCTGCTTTCGGTAATGAAGTATCCGGTGGTGTTGGAGGAGGCGATTGTCGATCCCACCGTTTCCGGAAAGCATCCACCGAAAGCCAGTGTATTTGGTGTCGATCGTGATATCTTTACGTGGGTATTAGCTCCGTTTTCGGTAAAAGAACGCGCTTTTTACTTGGAACGGGAACCGGACCCCGTTCATCCCGGTGTTGAACGTTGCCGCCGACTCACCCTGGAATGTTCCATTATTGAGCTGGCAGATGATGTGGCTTATGCCACACACGATCTAGAAGATGCCATCAATCTCGGCTGGGTTCATCTGGATGAACTGCGAGAAGTGCTCCGACAAAACGGTGAAGCGGGTAAGTGGGAAGAGTGGGATGATGCCGTAAAGATGTTGGACCGATTGCATCCCCGACACCCGGACTTTAAACACGACCTGAAGCAGTTGTTTGCTTTTTTGATTTCCGGTTTTGTCAATCACCTTACTATCAGCGAGGAGGGGGATTCCGCTTTCTCCCCTCGTATCCGATACCGAGCACGCCTGCCGGAAAGCCTGCAACAATTAAACCAACGGCTAAAGCTGATGGTGGATGAGCGGGTGATTCGCTCCCCCTCTGTACAAGCGATGTCGTTTAAAGGTCGGCGTATTGTACGATCGCTGTTTGAGGCGATCACCGATGAGATTCAACTGCTACCTTTTAATGATCGCTATCGCATTGAGGAGGAGCCACAAGAGAAAGAACGGATTGTGTGCGATTATATTGCCGGTATGACTGATCCCTTCGCCATCCGAATGGCAGAGAAACTGTACGGCTCCGGTTATACGCTTTAG
- a CDS encoding sodium:solute symporter family protein: MSSRSNGNNRFFTPGKLGMIALLLVIACIAVYASVTGKDIHWGALITMLIFYALMYYIGAVTAGRKNDSLRDMMLAGRKIPLWIAMFTMAATWVGGGYINGTAEATYASGLVWAQAPWGYALSLIIGGIFFARKMRRYQFTTMLDPLEARFGRKLTGLLFLPALAAEIFWSGAILTALGTTFGTLLGLDFTTSIILSATIAIAYTVVGGLWSVAYTDVLQFCIIIIGLYLVFAFTIQDTGGIGITWSQYTSGMEEMGRNYANLFPPLDGWRDPDWGWYYWNWWDYALLLIFGGIPWQVYFQRVLSANSERSAMWLSILAGFWALVAALPAVMIGTIAFNVDWAAIGVGEPENPAMILPYVMRYLAPEWLAVLGLGALAAAVMSSIDSSILSASSLASWNVYRPLINPQATSEHLQKIIKRSIVLVGVAATLIALNVQSVYELWFLCSDFVYCILFPQLTMALFCKGANKYGSAAGLIVAFILRFGGGEPVLGIPQLIPYPMVEDGVVLFPFRTLAMVSSLITIYLVSKLTAKICPPLPLKNLKKI, encoded by the coding sequence ATGTCATCCCGTTCCAACGGCAACAATCGTTTTTTTACCCCTGGTAAACTGGGGATGATCGCACTTTTATTGGTCATTGCATGCATCGCTGTCTATGCTTCTGTTACCGGGAAGGACATTCACTGGGGCGCACTTATCACCATGCTCATCTTTTATGCGTTGATGTATTATATCGGGGCTGTTACCGCAGGACGGAAGAATGACAGTTTACGCGATATGATGCTGGCCGGTAGAAAAATCCCCCTCTGGATCGCCATGTTCACCATGGCAGCCACATGGGTCGGCGGTGGCTATATCAACGGCACCGCCGAAGCCACCTACGCTTCCGGTCTCGTCTGGGCCCAGGCTCCTTGGGGATACGCCTTAAGCTTAATCATCGGCGGAATCTTCTTCGCCCGCAAAATGCGCCGATACCAGTTCACCACCATGTTGGATCCGCTGGAGGCGCGCTTTGGCCGCAAGCTGACCGGCTTGTTGTTTCTCCCCGCCCTAGCCGCTGAAATATTTTGGAGCGGTGCCATTTTAACCGCTCTGGGGACCACCTTTGGCACATTGTTGGGGTTGGATTTTACCACCTCCATCATCTTGTCCGCCACCATCGCCATCGCATATACGGTCGTTGGTGGACTATGGTCCGTCGCATACACCGATGTGTTACAATTCTGTATAATCATAATTGGTTTATATCTGGTGTTCGCTTTTACAATTCAGGATACGGGCGGAATAGGAATCACTTGGTCCCAATACACTTCCGGTATGGAAGAAATGGGTCGTAATTATGCCAATCTATTTCCGCCCTTAGATGGTTGGCGCGATCCCGATTGGGGCTGGTATTACTGGAATTGGTGGGATTATGCGCTATTGTTGATCTTCGGCGGAATTCCATGGCAAGTCTATTTCCAACGGGTTTTATCCGCCAACAGTGAACGATCGGCGATGTGGCTATCCATTCTTGCCGGTTTCTGGGCCCTGGTGGCCGCCCTTCCCGCAGTGATGATTGGAACGATCGCTTTTAATGTCGATTGGGCGGCCATTGGGGTCGGGGAACCGGAAAACCCGGCCATGATTCTACCTTATGTGATGCGCTACTTGGCTCCGGAATGGTTGGCCGTGCTGGGCCTTGGCGCCTTGGCCGCAGCCGTGATGTCATCGATCGATTCCTCGATTCTGTCCGCTTCCTCTTTAGCCTCCTGGAATGTATACCGTCCGCTCATCAATCCGCAAGCAACGAGCGAACATCTGCAAAAAATCATTAAACGTTCTATCGTTCTCGTCGGTGTAGCGGCAACCCTTATTGCCTTGAATGTACAGAGTGTCTATGAGCTATGGTTTTTATGTAGCGACTTTGTCTACTGTATCTTGTTCCCGCAACTGACGATGGCGCTCTTCTGCAAAGGAGCCAACAAATACGGTTCCGCCGCTGGCTTAATCGTCGCCTTTATTCTTCGCTTCGGCGGCGGTGAACCGGTTCTGGGTATCCCCCAACTGATCCCCTATCCCATGGTAGAAGATGGAGTCGTATTGTTTCCCTTTCGCACCTTAGCGATGGTCTCCAGTTTGATCACCATCTATCTCGTTTCCAAGCTAACGGCGAAGATCTGCCCGCCACTGCCTTTGAAAAACCTGAAGAAAATCTGA
- the cudC gene encoding choline uptake/conversion transcriptional regulator CudC yields the protein MESPNQKIDEARQEYIESLAETMEMYGLSPSMGRLFGIMFFHDEPMTLDEMRTQTGMSKTSMSTGVRALSRLKLVHKKWQKGIRKDLYEAEHDQFRSFVDFFAQQWEKEIEINQSSLRKTEQKLRALRDDPQLSEEDQEQILRDLEKLEQAKQYYQWLRHLVDAFESGNIFKHVPIPDKSDSF from the coding sequence ATGGAATCACCAAACCAAAAAATTGATGAAGCCCGCCAGGAGTATATCGAATCCCTGGCAGAGACAATGGAAATGTATGGCCTAAGCCCTTCGATGGGACGTTTGTTTGGCATTATGTTTTTCCACGATGAACCGATGACATTGGATGAAATGCGCACCCAAACCGGGATGAGCAAAACCAGCATGAGCACCGGTGTCCGTGCGCTCTCTCGCTTAAAGCTCGTCCACAAAAAATGGCAAAAAGGCATCCGCAAAGATCTATATGAAGCAGAACACGATCAATTTCGCTCTTTTGTCGATTTTTTTGCGCAACAGTGGGAGAAAGAAATTGAAATCAATCAATCCAGTTTACGAAAAACGGAACAAAAGCTGCGCGCGCTCAGGGATGATCCCCAACTCTCCGAGGAAGATCAAGAGCAAATATTGCGAGATCTGGAAAAGCTGGAGCAAGCAAAGCAATATTACCAATGGTTACGTCATCTGGTTGACGCATTTGAGAGTGGAAACATTTTTAAACACGTCCCCATACCCGACAAATCTGATTCATTCTAG